In one window of Bacteroidota bacterium DNA:
- a CDS encoding isoaspartyl peptidase/L-asparaginase, protein MIVVEPYCRPPGHAGPMLLVHGGAWNIPDVECDAHLAGLQIAVETGKNALQAGNSALQVVAEVVAHMEGDGAFDAGCGAVLTRSGKVELDAGIMDGTARHFGSVAGIQHFRHPIKIALSVLENGGRTFCFLSGAGAEKFADASGFSRVKNENLVCLREQQRYDSLAAQAAYHTSHPFLADEDVPRGTVGCVAIDQHGKLAAATSTGGTPFRPDGRVGDSPMPGAGFYASPDGAASATGWGEAIASVSMCFAAVQQLSSCSAEDAAEAAIRTLGLQIKNEDGQGATGGIILLSATGEGGFAFSTPRMARGGWYAGGDPWVRI, encoded by the coding sequence ATGATCGTAGTAGAACCCTACTGCCGGCCTCCGGGTCACGCCGGCCCCATGTTGCTCGTCCATGGCGGCGCATGGAATATCCCGGATGTCGAATGTGATGCCCATCTTGCCGGCCTGCAAATTGCAGTAGAAACAGGAAAAAATGCCCTCCAGGCAGGTAATTCTGCGCTTCAAGTGGTTGCTGAGGTGGTTGCCCATATGGAAGGAGATGGTGCCTTTGATGCGGGGTGCGGTGCCGTACTAACCCGGTCTGGCAAGGTCGAACTTGACGCGGGAATCATGGACGGCACTGCCCGGCATTTTGGATCTGTTGCCGGGATCCAGCACTTCAGGCATCCCATTAAAATTGCCCTCTCCGTGCTCGAAAATGGGGGGCGAACCTTCTGTTTTCTTAGTGGTGCCGGGGCAGAAAAATTTGCTGACGCGTCCGGCTTTTCTCGCGTGAAAAATGAGAACCTGGTTTGTTTGCGTGAGCAGCAACGCTACGATTCGCTGGCTGCACAGGCGGCTTATCATACAAGTCACCCTTTTCTTGCGGATGAGGATGTGCCCCGGGGTACGGTTGGATGTGTAGCCATTGATCAACATGGAAAGCTGGCTGCGGCGACGTCGACTGGCGGGACACCTTTCAGGCCAGATGGACGGGTTGGAGATTCTCCAATGCCAGGTGCCGGCTTCTACGCATCCCCGGATGGCGCAGCCAGTGCAACGGGGTGGGGAGAGGCCATTGCCAGCGTGTCGATGTGTTTTGCCGCAGTGCAGCAGCTGTCCTCTTGTTCAGCCGAAGACGCTGCTGAGGCCGCTATTCGAACACTCGGTTTGCAAATCAAAAATGAAGACGGGCAGGGGGCCACTGGAGGCATCATTTTGCTCTCAGCTACAGGCGAAGGGGGATTTGCGTTTTCTACACCCCGAATGGCCCGTGGCGGTTGGTATGCGGGCGGGGACCCGTGGGTGCGCATCTGA
- a CDS encoding efflux RND transporter periplasmic adaptor subunit produces the protein MYHLSRLTYLLAFLLLATYQMGCSNAQSQPPEEEEEEAVPAVPVEAAYVTRGDISAFFSGTASLEAEEEANVAAKAGGVVTKIYVEEGDRVRAGQALAKLDGERLALELARSEVSLNKLKREHERNEGLYEKQLISVEEYERVRSDYEAQQAAYNLAKLELDYTTVRAPISGIVSQRLIKVGNTLNVNEQTFTVSDFDPLLAIMYAPEKELGKLRVKQHANLTVDALSGTVFSGEIKRISPIVDATTGTFKVTIEVNDKSGVLKPGMFGRVQVVYDTHAETLLVPKEAVIEEDSEVSLYVVQDSQAFRKVIDRGYVDELYVEILSGVEHGAQIITAGQGSLRDSARVDVIE, from the coding sequence ATGTATCATTTGTCGCGATTAACTTACCTCCTGGCCTTCCTGCTTCTGGCCACTTACCAGATGGGCTGCAGCAATGCCCAATCCCAACCTCCCGAAGAAGAGGAAGAAGAAGCCGTCCCGGCTGTCCCCGTAGAAGCAGCCTATGTTACCCGGGGTGATATCTCTGCGTTCTTCTCAGGCACGGCTTCTTTGGAAGCTGAAGAAGAAGCAAACGTAGCGGCAAAAGCGGGCGGTGTTGTAACCAAGATTTATGTTGAAGAAGGAGACCGGGTCCGCGCCGGCCAGGCCCTCGCCAAACTCGATGGCGAACGCCTTGCCCTTGAACTTGCCCGTTCTGAAGTAAGCCTCAACAAACTGAAGCGCGAACACGAACGCAACGAAGGGCTGTATGAAAAGCAGCTCATCAGCGTCGAAGAATATGAGCGCGTAAGATCAGACTACGAAGCCCAACAGGCAGCATACAACCTGGCAAAGCTCGAACTGGATTACACAACGGTACGCGCGCCGATCTCAGGCATCGTATCCCAGCGCCTCATCAAAGTGGGCAACACGCTCAATGTCAATGAACAGACGTTTACCGTTTCGGACTTCGATCCGCTGCTTGCCATTATGTACGCACCGGAAAAAGAACTGGGCAAACTGCGCGTTAAGCAGCACGCTAACCTGACTGTAGACGCCCTTTCTGGCACCGTATTCAGCGGCGAAATCAAACGCATCAGTCCTATTGTTGACGCAACAACCGGCACGTTCAAAGTAACGATCGAAGTCAATGACAAGAGCGGCGTACTCAAGCCAGGTATGTTTGGCCGCGTGCAAGTTGTGTATGACACCCATGCAGAAACACTGCTCGTACCCAAAGAGGCTGTGATCGAAGAAGACAGTGAAGTCTCACTGTACGTTGTGCAAGACAGCCAGGCATTCCGCAAAGTCATTGACCGCGGTTATGTAGATGAGCTGTATGTTGAGATTCTGAGTGGCGTAGAACATGGCGCACAAATCATTACAGCAGGCCAGGGAAGCCTGCGCGACAGTGCCCGGGTTGACGTAATCGAATAA
- a CDS encoding efflux RND transporter permease subunit — protein sequence MKLIDLSIRRRVTIAMFTLAILLFGTVSLSRLSINLLPDLTFPTLTVRTAYEGAAPAEIENLISKPIEEALGVVKNLGKMESISRTGQSDVVLEFAWGVDIDIARMEVREKLDALQLPLEAERPVLLRFDPSLDPVMRFGLYIDDSDILVASADSNIIPTQLNASYNLDEDELKYIRRFADEQLKKDLESTAGVAAVKISGGLEDEVQVLIDQDKIAQLGITIDQVVQVLNAENVNLSGGRLEEGVQQYLVRTVNEFESVSEIGNVIIDNGSLTPIYLRDVASVDLSYKEREAITRIDGREAVEVAIYKEGGANTVEVAQNIERRLNRIQEELPSEMKLVNVYNQSTFIEGAVNDVVKAGLIGGLLAILILYLFLRDFKTTVIISVSIPVSIIATFNMMFGNDLSLNIMSLGGLALGIGLLVDNSIVVLENIARHRELGKNTIDSARIGASEVAQAVIASTLTTIAVFFPLVFVDGIAGQLFKDQALTVTFSLIASLVVAITLIPMLASFGKDGKKHEIARPELKEPRTAFGRVLRKTRVFIFNTIPTFIAWLIITAARKTSALFRLLFSPFAKGVQKMNNALSARYPGFLAWALNRKAFVLVIAFGLFAGTMLMVPRLGVELIPQLSQGEFNVEFKLSPGTPLEQTDIVLSNLQQTANTVPEINTTFAVAGTGNRLDANPDQGGENWGEVHVALQTDAGENGEANAMDALRDVLESEPGVQYEFNYPTLFTFDTPVEIEITGYELDKLKRVSQAIKGRLDQSDRFIDVKSTMEQGNPEVQIYFDRERAAALGLAVSDVARRVVSNVRGDVATRYSWRDRKIDVLVRVKEEDRANIDRIKELVVNPESERPIPLSTVADVVIDVGPGEIRRISQERVALVSANLNFGDLGSAAEEINEILDDVAVPPGLEVSLGGQSEEMNNSFRSLLLALALAVFLVYLIMASQFESLLHPFVIFFSIPLALIGAVWALYATGSTISVVVFIGLILLAGIVVNNAIVLVDLINQLREKGMPKREAIMEAGRLRLRPILMTTLTTTLGLLPLAFGVGEGTEIRAPMAITVIGGLLVSTLLTLVVIPVMYMVLDRRPDVKPQPEPAK from the coding sequence ATGAAATTAATCGACCTCTCCATTCGCCGGCGAGTCACGATTGCTATGTTCACCCTGGCAATCCTCCTCTTCGGTACCGTTTCCCTTTCCCGGCTCTCAATCAACCTTTTGCCGGACCTTACCTTCCCCACCCTGACGGTAAGAACCGCCTACGAAGGTGCTGCGCCTGCAGAAATTGAGAACCTCATTAGCAAGCCGATTGAGGAAGCCCTAGGTGTTGTTAAAAACCTGGGCAAAATGGAATCGATTTCCCGCACGGGACAGTCGGATGTTGTCCTTGAGTTTGCCTGGGGTGTCGACATCGACATCGCCCGAATGGAAGTGCGCGAAAAGCTAGACGCGCTCCAACTACCACTCGAAGCTGAGCGCCCTGTATTGCTGCGTTTTGATCCTTCCCTGGACCCGGTCATGCGTTTTGGGCTCTATATTGATGATAGTGATATTCTGGTTGCCAGTGCTGATTCCAATATCATCCCTACGCAGCTAAACGCCTCGTATAACCTCGACGAAGACGAACTTAAGTACATCCGCCGCTTTGCGGATGAGCAGCTCAAAAAAGACCTCGAATCTACTGCCGGCGTTGCGGCCGTCAAAATCAGTGGCGGCCTCGAAGACGAAGTACAGGTGCTGATTGACCAGGACAAAATTGCGCAACTCGGCATCACCATTGACCAGGTTGTACAAGTCCTCAATGCGGAAAATGTAAACCTTTCTGGTGGCCGGCTGGAAGAAGGCGTTCAGCAATATCTCGTCCGTACCGTTAACGAGTTTGAAAGTGTCAGCGAAATTGGCAATGTCATTATTGATAACGGCAGCCTCACCCCAATTTATCTGCGGGATGTTGCATCGGTAGACCTGAGCTACAAAGAGCGTGAAGCCATCACACGCATAGATGGTCGGGAAGCTGTTGAAGTTGCCATTTACAAAGAAGGTGGCGCCAACACCGTTGAAGTAGCACAAAATATAGAGCGCCGGCTAAATCGCATACAGGAAGAATTGCCGAGCGAAATGAAGCTCGTCAACGTCTATAACCAGTCGACCTTTATCGAAGGCGCCGTTAACGACGTTGTCAAAGCAGGTTTGATTGGGGGCCTCCTTGCCATCCTAATCCTTTACCTCTTCCTCAGGGATTTCAAGACAACAGTCATTATCTCGGTTTCGATTCCGGTTTCCATCATCGCGACCTTCAACATGATGTTTGGCAATGACCTGTCGCTCAATATCATGTCTCTGGGTGGCCTTGCCCTGGGTATTGGGCTGTTGGTGGATAACTCCATTGTGGTGTTGGAGAACATAGCCCGACATCGAGAGCTGGGTAAAAACACGATTGATTCAGCAAGAATAGGCGCCAGCGAAGTGGCACAGGCTGTTATCGCCTCCACCCTCACAACCATTGCGGTATTTTTCCCGCTGGTTTTTGTCGATGGTATCGCCGGCCAGTTATTCAAAGACCAGGCGCTCACCGTAACCTTCTCCTTGATTGCTTCGCTTGTTGTTGCCATCACCTTGATTCCGATGCTGGCCTCCTTTGGCAAAGACGGCAAAAAACATGAAATAGCACGGCCTGAACTGAAAGAACCAAGAACAGCATTTGGACGCGTCCTCAGGAAAACTCGTGTTTTCATCTTCAACACGATCCCAACCTTTATTGCATGGCTCATCATCACCGCAGCCCGCAAAACAAGTGCGTTATTCCGTTTACTTTTCTCTCCTTTTGCTAAAGGAGTGCAAAAAATGAACAATGCCCTTTCTGCCCGCTATCCTGGCTTCCTGGCCTGGGCGTTAAACAGAAAGGCGTTTGTGTTGGTTATTGCATTTGGGTTGTTTGCCGGCACCATGCTCATGGTACCCAGACTTGGGGTAGAACTCATCCCGCAGCTGTCGCAAGGAGAATTTAATGTCGAGTTCAAGCTCTCACCCGGCACGCCCCTTGAGCAAACTGATATCGTACTCAGCAACCTCCAACAGACCGCCAATACGGTCCCTGAGATCAACACAACTTTTGCTGTTGCCGGTACAGGAAACAGACTCGACGCCAACCCGGATCAGGGTGGTGAAAACTGGGGGGAAGTGCATGTTGCCTTACAGACAGACGCAGGTGAGAACGGAGAAGCCAATGCGATGGATGCGCTTCGTGACGTACTGGAAAGCGAACCCGGTGTACAGTATGAGTTCAACTACCCCACCCTGTTCACGTTCGACACCCCGGTTGAAATAGAAATCACGGGGTATGAACTCGACAAACTGAAACGCGTCTCGCAAGCCATCAAAGGCCGGCTCGACCAGTCAGATCGCTTCATCGATGTAAAATCCACCATGGAACAGGGCAACCCTGAGGTGCAGATTTACTTCGACCGCGAACGTGCAGCAGCACTCGGACTCGCCGTAAGCGACGTTGCCCGCCGGGTAGTAAGCAATGTACGCGGAGATGTTGCCACGCGTTATTCCTGGCGTGACCGTAAAATTGACGTACTGGTACGCGTCAAAGAAGAGGACCGGGCAAACATCGACCGGATCAAAGAGCTCGTTGTCAATCCAGAAAGCGAACGGCCTATTCCCTTGTCTACCGTTGCAGACGTTGTGATCGATGTAGGGCCGGGTGAAATTCGCCGTATAAGCCAGGAACGTGTAGCACTCGTTAGCGCGAACCTGAACTTCGGCGACCTGGGTTCTGCAGCTGAAGAAATCAACGAGATCCTGGATGACGTTGCCGTACCACCGGGCCTCGAAGTGAGCCTTGGTGGACAGAGCGAAGAGATGAACAACAGTTTCCGTTCTTTGCTGCTTGCCCTCGCGCTTGCCGTATTCCTCGTATACCTGATCATGGCATCACAGTTTGAATCGCTGTTGCACCCGTTTGTGATTTTCTTCAGCATCCCGCTCGCACTGATTGGCGCTGTGTGGGCGCTCTACGCAACAGGTTCTACGATCAGCGTTGTGGTGTTTATCGGATTAATATTACTTGCGGGAATTGTGGTAAACAATGCCATTGTACTGGTTGACCTGATCAACCAGCTCCGCGAAAAAGGCATGCCGAAACGCGAAGCCATTATGGAAGCCGGCCGTCTCCGCCTACGCCCCATTCTGATGACAACCCTCACTACAACACTTGGCCTGCTCCCCCTCGCATTTGGCGTTGGAGAAGGTACTGAAATTCGTGCGCCAATGGCGATCACGGTGATTGGTGGCTTGCTGGTATCTACCCTGCTTACGCTGGTTGTGATTCCGGTGATGTACATGGTGCTCGATCGCCGGCCCGATGTAAAGCCACAGCCAGAACCGGCTAAATAA